The DNA window CATTGCTGTGGTTTGCTCTGAGAGATCTAACAGCGTCTGTGGTAGATATTGCTCAGTGTGTCGCCATTTCTATATTACTCGGCATTCTGGTCGATCGCTTATTAACACTATGGGTGGACAGGATTCGTTGCCAAGTAGCCAAGGTGGTTCCAGATGCACTCGATCTTATGGTTGTGTGTGTTGCGTCTGGCTTGACGCTTGAGAGAGCATTTCGAGTTGTAGGCGAAGAAATGACAGACGTTTCTTCGGCGCTTTCTCGTCAATGGTGTCAGACGGCGACAGAAATGGCTGTACTTGATTCGCCCATACAGGCACTCACTAATCTAGATCAAAGGCTGGAACTTTCCGATATCAACAATATGGTGTTAACCATGTGTCAAGCACTGAAGTTTGGTACACCACTTTCGCAGGCTTTGAGCTTAATAGCAGCAGATAGCCGCCATTATCAGTTGCTTGAACTCGAAGAATGGGCAGGTAAGATCCCAGCAAAAATGTCCTTCCCTCTTGTCGTTTTGATCATGCTTCCTGTGGTAGTCATGATCGTTGCCCCAGTTGTCCTAAGCCTATTTGATACCTTGGAGAGATTATGAGCCGGTTGTTGATCCTCTTATGGGCTGGAATCTTTGTTATGGGTTGTCAGTCGACAAAAAATCAACCTAGCGACCAAGATTTACAGCTTGCACAAACCGCATTAACTAATGGCCATCCAGATAATGCTTTAGAAATATATAAGCAAAAGCTTAAGCAAAACCCCAATGATGCTCAGCTGCTCTTTTGGGCTGGTAATGCTTGTAATCAAGCTGCTCGATACGATGAAGCGCTGCATTATCTGACAAAAGGCAGTGCACTGACACCATCATCAGAATTTGATCGGGAATTAGGTCGAGCGCATCTTGCTATTGGTAATGTCCAACTCGCTGAAAGTAAACTGTTTGATGCTGTTGAGGTGAATAAAATGGACGACGTAGCGTTAAATAGTTTGGGCGTGGCGTACTCACTACAAAAAGACTATTCCAAGGCCCGTGATGCGTTTAAAAGCGCGATAAACATCCGGCCCGATAGCATGGAGTATCGAAACAACCTAGCGTTAGGCTGGCTCTTAGATGGTCGCCCAGAACAAAGTATTCAAATCTTATATCCTATTTACAGCCGAGGGGAAGCAACAAGTAAGATGAGGCTGAATCTCGCTTTATCTTATGCGTCTAACGGTAAGCTTGACGCGGCCAAAACTATTGCCTCCGCTGAGCTCAGCCGGTCTGAACTCGAGAGTACGCTCTTTTATTACCAGACTCTTGCGAAACAAGGAATTCGTTAATGATGTTTCGTCGCGACAAAGGTAGTCAGACAATAGAGTTTGCGTTGATAATATTGCCGCTGATGATGCTTGTGTTAGTCGGCTTTGAGCTGATTCGGCTTATGTGGGTGACTATGGTTTTCGAATCTGCGGTATCGTCAGCGATTCGTGATGCCCGAACCATGATACCTTCGCCTACCGTCGCAGAAAAAATGCGCGAGCATATTGCTCAGTTTCCTTTATTGAGTTTGGATAATATCCAAGTTGATGCTCCTAGCTATGCCGATAGTGTGGCGTCTTTAGCGTCAGGTCAGTTGGTCAGCTCGCCTCAGGCTATGCTTGCCCAATATCGTATTAACTATCAATTCCAGTATTTATTGGCTCCCAAATTTTCAGAGTCTTTGCCATCGGTGACCAGCTTAAGCCGCACAGTCTTGGTGAGTTATGACGCGCAATGAATACAGGCAACGCGGCTCAGCTGTTATCGAGTTTCCTGCAATGGTTGTGGGGTTTCTGGTGATCGTACTGGGCTTGTTTGGAGTATACAAAATCTTGTATCTACAAACTCGTATAGACAGCACGGTGTATTCTCTGGTCAGCGCTGCATCGCGAGCGCTAGTGCCAAATGGGCAGCTCACACCTTACAGCCCAGAGAGTGCAGAGCACTTAATGGTTTTGGCGAAACCCTCCTTACCGGCTGATTTGGATTTAAGCCATGTAGGTTTGATATTGGAAATGCGCTTTTCTTCAGGGAATGAGACCCAAATCATCACCCAACGCTCAGGCAACGATTGTCAGGGTGAAAAGCAGATTGAATCACTTGCCGCTCTTGCTCCCAAAAGTCAGAGAATGATTGCGTCTCTTCAAGGAAAGACGGCTGACCTTTACCAAGTCACTTTGTGTGTGTCGCAACCTTTAGAGTCTGTGAACTCGATTTTTGAGTGGTTAGATTTGCCGTTGCCTACAAAGCTTCAAAGTCAAGCCGTGATGATTGGGAGAAAGTACAGTGCGTAATCGGGTGTTTGGTTCTGTTTCTTTGTCTTTTCTTGCTTTGCTAGTACCTTTGTTAGCATTAGCACTGACTACCATTATGGTTGGGTTTAATATTCAGCTCCGCCATCGTGCAATGCAAGCAGCCGATACTCTGGCATTAGCTTGTACATTTGGTGCTACCTCTGAAGCAGGTCTTTCCCAGGCTTACTTAGACTATTACCAACCTAAAATATCTGGGGTGAGTGGTGAGTATCTGTCTGGTACAGACTGCGAAATCAGCATCAATTATCATCTTGATAGTCCCTTTTCTCTATTGGGCATAGGTCAGGGCTCTAGCGCCGCCGAGTCTCGGGCAATGGAGCATACCTACATTCATCATGTAGCAAAAGTGACGCCTACAGAAATGGCGCTAGTACTGGATATTTCTAGTTCCATGGTCGACTCCATTCAAACCCTGAAAAACATCCTTAGCCGAGCGGTTAATCGCATTGAAAATAACAATGTTGAGCTTGCTGGGCGCAGAGCGGTGAGTATCTCAATTGTCCCTTTTTCTGACGGTGTGTCGATTGTTAATCCCGCATGGGCAAATGTCACGGGAGTGCAATGTGCCAATGGGATAAGCAAGGATGAAAACGATAGGTTTTCTGCCGAAAAGACAGTATCTAACTTAGATAAAATTCACTCAGAAAAGACAGTGGAGCTGAAGGAACAAAATGATTTTCTTCTTGATTGCAGCGGCTCTTCACCCGTAATGCCACTGACTGACAATATGAGGGAGGTTAAACATGCCATTGAAAATTTGCAAACTACAGGTGGAACAAGTTCATTTCAAGGATTGATTTGGGGGGCTAGACAGCTGATACCCAAGTGGCGTCAAGAGTGGAATTATCGTCCGTACT is part of the Vibrio aquimaris genome and encodes:
- a CDS encoding type II secretion system F family protein translates to MITMIATVLIITGVFSSLVCFRLARQQDLVQRRLNQVSCVSLAASSQRIKWRWKSNPERRKALALIGFNHDLAETLFVLFRLSIMVVGALLWFALRDLTASVVDIAQCVAISILLGILVDRLLTLWVDRIRCQVAKVVPDALDLMVVCVASGLTLERAFRVVGEEMTDVSSALSRQWCQTATEMAVLDSPIQALTNLDQRLELSDINNMVLTMCQALKFGTPLSQALSLIAADSRHYQLLELEEWAGKIPAKMSFPLVVLIMLPVVVMIVAPVVLSLFDTLERL
- a CDS encoding tetratricopeptide repeat protein — protein: MSRLLILLWAGIFVMGCQSTKNQPSDQDLQLAQTALTNGHPDNALEIYKQKLKQNPNDAQLLFWAGNACNQAARYDEALHYLTKGSALTPSSEFDRELGRAHLAIGNVQLAESKLFDAVEVNKMDDVALNSLGVAYSLQKDYSKARDAFKSAINIRPDSMEYRNNLALGWLLDGRPEQSIQILYPIYSRGEATSKMRLNLALSYASNGKLDAAKTIASAELSRSELESTLFYYQTLAKQGIR
- a CDS encoding TadE/TadG family type IV pilus assembly protein — its product is MMFRRDKGSQTIEFALIILPLMMLVLVGFELIRLMWVTMVFESAVSSAIRDARTMIPSPTVAEKMREHIAQFPLLSLDNIQVDAPSYADSVASLASGQLVSSPQAMLAQYRINYQFQYLLAPKFSESLPSVTSLSRTVLVSYDAQ
- the tadF gene encoding tight adherence pilus pseudopilin TadF is translated as MTRNEYRQRGSAVIEFPAMVVGFLVIVLGLFGVYKILYLQTRIDSTVYSLVSAASRALVPNGQLTPYSPESAEHLMVLAKPSLPADLDLSHVGLILEMRFSSGNETQIITQRSGNDCQGEKQIESLAALAPKSQRMIASLQGKTADLYQVTLCVSQPLESVNSIFEWLDLPLPTKLQSQAVMIGRKYSA
- a CDS encoding VWA domain-containing protein → MRNRVFGSVSLSFLALLVPLLALALTTIMVGFNIQLRHRAMQAADTLALACTFGATSEAGLSQAYLDYYQPKISGVSGEYLSGTDCEISINYHLDSPFSLLGIGQGSSAAESRAMEHTYIHHVAKVTPTEMALVLDISSSMVDSIQTLKNILSRAVNRIENNNVELAGRRAVSISIVPFSDGVSIVNPAWANVTGVQCANGISKDENDRFSAEKTVSNLDKIHSEKTVELKEQNDFLLDCSGSSPVMPLTDNMREVKHAIENLQTTGGTSSFQGLIWGARQLIPKWRQEWNYRPYSTHPTQRLILMTDGVDGSSALDELISAGICDRLANEFGIQLNFIGFNIPDYRLEQFSRCVDAALNIELKGQVLSATNTQELDEYFSKVLYVDYDTTLNFGQK